The DNA sequence GGCAATTAAGTTGCGTATTTAGGGTATAATATCGATTCTTATATCGCAGTTGAATGGAAGGACGGTAGTTTAATAACACGTGTATGCAGATACATAATGTCGTgagacaatttatttatttatttattctacatGAGTTTTTACAATGGGAAGATTTCTGAAGAGCTCGTTGACATAGTTCCACCATCATGTTGACAACTGCCTTCTGGACACGCTATTAATCTCATAGTGTGGATATCCAGTGAGTGTTGCATCTCTAATTAGCTTTAGTATGAACTGcctaattataataaagttcCGGGTCTTAAATTTGATTTCCCGGTTCTGTTTGACTGACTAAAGAAACTGGAAAACCCGGTTTTTTAGGTACCGGGATACCAGCTCTGAAGCCTAATCGTAATTAAGTGCTAAaagagttttatttaaattaccgtaaaacttttattaaaaatttatgtctTGTCTTAAAGGCTTCACAAGTCGAAAAAAACAGCATTAATACAACAACAGTATAAATACTTTGTAAACACATATTAGGGACTTtaaatagtttctttttttttcttttttacttttattttattgatttatcttTTGATGTCAGCTGCCAAAATTGCATAATTTTCTCTTATTTTAATACGCCcgattacaatttatttaatagtaatagCATTAGGCGACTAAAAagcttgatttttttaaaaccaggttattacagtaattaatttaattgatgaatgcgtgacaatacgagtaataatatttatatatttaaatattagcaaCATGTGTATTTTAATGGGAACGTCAAAATGAGCATTCAaattttgacaataaaaaacataaaaataaagcgcTTGCTCTGGTTCCACGTTGTAACTAAGGATACGTACCTATACAGATTCTATACAGATTCCCTACAACAGATTGTTTTGAAAATCCTATTTGTTAAACTTAACAATATTATACTGCAATGTTTCAACGCAGCCGATTTGATGAATAGCTTTATTGAATTCAGCCTCTTCGTTAAGCTTAGGCCGCCCGCTGGGTGTCTATatgaatgttatatttatttacactcgGTTCgtttaaggacgctatcacatttttcactcgctcaagtttaggtatttaaatcgcaacacaataacattacgcgtacgcacacattgataccgctatctgctcgattttgtaccgacgtaactaatcttggtacttgaaagtattaatttttaattttactggtattgatttgtaaatttagttgtaagtttaaagtcgaacttggtaactgttactaagtacctactattcacggaacctctcccctactctgtttatgacgatgtcttaaggcgtcagggtatctactactcgttcgtcgtactatacaataaaatataatagataataatacgcttatttttataattcaaaatcacatacaattttaagttatattattatagttttaacattataataatataaacataacatattttacgtcaacaatctatacaaataaatacaattggagtgtcctttagttatattaaaatactgctttttactaaatgcatacggatgtatacacggtccatataccaaattaacatttatccaatttttgtctgtctgtctgtcggtatgttccggctaatctctgaaacgggtggaccgattttgacggtactttcactgggatatatcttatgcaataaggagtaacataggctgcttctattttagaaatttatttattttataactctgcaaacggaacaatgatgatgatgatgaatgtaaatttaaaataaaataatttttaacaaaaaaaaccgacatcaaacaggaaacttcttcaatattataaaatatttatttaatcatttctgattaactaaatcaaaatacgaattactttgtactaagtaagtttatttttcactttttagtttcctgttagaagtcggtttttttttgttaaaaattattttattttacaatttttagtgatgggtagatctaacaaggatgctttttctcttgtgtcgggggtccggaaacatacacaatacacaagcacaaacacccagatcatgacaaacatcttatatggccaatacaaatgtctgtcctgcgcggagattgaacccactaacgccagcgcaacagccagtgctgtgaccgctgcgctaacgcgtcgacatactatgagtaaagttcgctatcaggtgcacgtaataacaaccgggactgacagcctagcgtgttctccgaggctaggttgggaaaaccacaaggattaacaactagactgaaaataaatatttgtataaacataaatatccactccaagcgggaattgaacccgcgaccgtcagtgtttaggcgccgccgacgcggcacatgcaccattatatcaaagcggtcgtcaaacagcaaaaggtaactgctgtaaattgttgagaaattccctcgagtgtttatggctCCATCATcctggtcctgtgacacagatgaccacacagcaggtaattcctcgaatatctttcgtctccatcatcagactgtaatggcacttgtaactcatataggtgcaaagttctcatcgatagaaacgaattaagttcaaacagcaggtaattgctataaatcgttaaagagttccctcgactatcttttgtctccatcatcagactgtaatggcacttataactaatacaggtgcaaagttctcatcaatagaaacgaattaagatcaaaaagcaggtaattgctataaattgttgaagagttccctcgactatctttcttctccatcatcaatcagatcgactccagacctttattaaatagtagtgctttatagtacttaatgaaaacatgattaaatttactagtcacccgtacgatttttgaaagtttccctcgatttctctgggattccatcatcagatcctagtttccttatcatagtaccaaactagggatatctcctttccaacaaaaaaagaattatcaaaatcggttcataaacgaaaaagttatctccgaacatacattaatatatatatatatatacggtcgaattgagtaacctcctcctttttttgaagtcggttgaaaagaagacaaatgcaaagattacttattattattgattattatatataaaccagatgcatagcaaagacaatcgattgtgaagtatcaatttcgtccaagcacagtacacacaaaaaactcattttttacgtaattattacttgcgttGAAGCGATATagccgtgcttccatgagcgcgtttcggcgcggaatgacgaacgacgatggttcacttgtaaaaaatgtatgaagaaatttgagagcgtttcttatttttctcataaatggaaatattatttatttttatataaaatatctagcgctacgcatagaggactaaataagcaacaatttcttagtgtatttatttttcttagtgcagtgtatttaggctataatggttccaattcagacccgtctttttttaattttttgcgatttctgtgatggttaaactgtatttgtgtgaaaagtttgtatggggctatagaatttttatggtctcactcggagatgaatatattatctttcatttgaaaccaagatatcctctcagggtgactcctaattaattaaaatggtacgtgaaaaacactgatatttgtagaaaaatgtgatagcgtccttaacaGCACACTTGAGTGTGCGCGAGCCCCCATCTTGAAATTGATTTCGTACAATAGAAAaccatccgtttaaaattgaatataaatcctacaaaaaaaactatacttatataatataattatgtgacTCATGTCTGTAGAGTTGGAATTTTGTAGCATGGgtctaaaaatttcaataaaatacattctcatcattttaactatatatgtacgtatgtatgttgGTTATTTAAACACGCATCATTGCTAAAGTACTAAGTTTATAGTAGATATACCTTGATAATACAAGACAAATTAAAAATCCTTTAGTCACAATAGTAGGTaggtatttactttttaaacgacttcaaaaggaggaggttctcaatcgactgtattattatttttttttaaatcttttcgAAATATTCTAATTAAGTGTAAACTGAAAACCGGCGTGAGTTACCTAACTACGAAATAAGAATTGAAAAGTTTGATCATGCGTcggtacaaaaatatataggtaaatatattttttaagaaacagTAAAGTTAAACTATTGCCGCGGACATAGCTAATAGGTggattatatataatttctcTTCTCTTGGAACCCTGCTgaaaactcaaaataaaaaacgatgattgtatggaaagttattgtaaactaagtattgtgtgtttgaaacaggcattccaaaatattcatacaattttcataccatttttatctgtttttatctgggCCATTtggatccagatagatctatttgaattcgaaataaaaaactgtttcaaacacacaatagtttacaataacttcccctacaatcatcattttttatttggaactatCAGCAGGGAAATAAATCTGCTTTGGTTTTGAAACGCTTCCgttattgtttttgttgttgAAACGATTAACTTGTTAGTCAAACATAGGTACAGTTTTAGAATAATTGCAGTTTGCTTGCATCCTTTTACCCAACTTTATGAACCTTTAAACCTTATTCGAACTCTAAGATTCCATTTAaacattattcataaaaaaatcgtttataGGTTCACATTTGCAAGAAATTAGATTGAAAACTATTGTGGTTCAGATTATCCTTTCGAATAACTTACAATCCTAAATCTGCTGTTATACTGCAAATTGACGAAGTTTTTCGATGATATTTGTTTGAGAAAGAACAAATATAACACatactaatttaaaaactgATTTTATTCTTCTCTCTGTCGCACGTATGTATAAACGATGTCGGTGCAGATTTATACAAAGTCAACTCCGAGTAATGTGCCCGTTGTCATTGCTAACAAAAGGATGTTTTTTGAGAGAAACAAATAGAGTTTATTATCGgcaatttaaatgtttgtaagAAATTTTTTATAAGGGTTTATTATTCACTGTGTAGGTTAGTAAATTGTGAAACACACTGCCTTTATAAGTTACAATAGCacaaactttaattatttttcaaataattgtgaAAGGCTATTATTATTAGCCCTCACTGAGCTACTTTATACCTACTATCTTTTAAccatgtttattaatttatttacttaaatttgatAGTTTGAAATAATTCTATTATCGATAGTTAATTTTAAACgtgttatttacttttacaCCGTAAACATTTATTTGCATTTTTGTAGATGTACACATAGGTATATTTTGTATGTCCGAATTAGCTGTACTCCGCAGTTTTACCTACCCGCCGTAGATGTGTGTGAAATTGTAAGATTTTAGTTAGGATTTAAAACGAATATATACCAAGCCATATCTTTCTTGAAAgccatattaataaaataaaaaacatacattttcgTATGTAGATAAGTATCTACCTAAAACGTAGGGGAAAATTCCAAGCTAAAATCAATAATAGAAAAGCTCCTGTAGGATTGGTGGGCGTCAGGACGCCACGCCTGCGAAGCCATCATGGCCGCCGCGATGCGTCGATCCTCTCCCTCTCTTTATCTTAATAAAGATGTCATCCCATGTTTCTACATGGGATGAAAAAGTACAATTAAAGACTTAGCGACAAATAGTTTAAATTAGAACCCTTCTGTTTTTACAAATTAGTAAATTATAGttactacaataaaaatattttagtgatgcagaacataaatatttatttatttattttttatttattattattaatacgaattacatattgataaaatatgaataatattttctgattttaccgacataataataaaaaatatgaactggttatttaaataaaaaatcatgagtgcaattagaaaaaaaaggaaaaaaataatcgatcacatcgacatggggatttgaaccgtgacCTTCTAGGTCTATCCCGACCGGCCgctttcccacctgagctattacaactctATTGACAAttacgaaatttaccttcgtattctaacgatattgtagccattatTTCATTGCCTAAATACAGAGATAAAACGacgttttctaaaaatgaatcctaactatatcgatttatcgcccccgaaatctcCTGCATACtgaatttcatgaaaatcgttggagccgtttatatatatattttacaagaattgctcgtttaatagtattagatatagaGGAGGGTAGAAtgctaattttcttttttaaattatgcatacaAATTTATgaattcgtacgatttatttttgtgctacccacacattaggaaattctaaacaccCCACTATAAACGGGCCACGGTCACTTAGACTGCATATAAAATCATCGTgtcaaaattttcgtttcataacttaattggctaaagcaccgacacggtaagtcggagatgcaggttcgattcccgctggaacggtcgatttttgatagaatattaaaaaatccttCAAATttatgaaatcaataaaaaaacattacacaccatgtatttgacacactaTTATGATTTTGACACACTATAATGAGTAcatttgttgattgtcagtctgtagtcagattgaaatttttaaaaaaaatgttctttattttcataattgtttggttttctttaatttaaaattttaattatggtcgaattttgacctctgggcgaccactagttaatgtttattattctaaaattactaattaaggTGTTCGTAATAATTTATGTCTAtttttcgataattctttttaaacaCTAATAACCCTAATATAGGTAGATAAATAGGTAGTACATATGAGAGGAGAAcctatattttgaattaaagtAAGGATATAATGCCGACACAAAACGCACGCGATCGGAATGCCTCGCTTACCTTCTGTTGCGTCTTTtttttgccataaaagagtCTTCagaattcaataatttatttaaactcgAAAGAATCGCTCTACCACTACCTATTTTTATGTGGTCGTTGGTCTACAACGCTGATTACCCACTTAATTCAAGCTAATtacttaaatgtaaatttatgtaGACAAAAGTCACAATAAAATTCCTAAATCTGTTTTAAGAAAACTTTCTAAAATGCACCTTTTTTGCGCATAGTTTTACCACCCATCGTCATTTCGATGTTTTTTGTCTATCTTTTGACATTCCAAGAAGACCgttgatttttttctttaaaccaTTTTGTGAgagatttttcttttgtttaacaGGCTCATATTGTATCCCGATTTATAATGAATGGAGTCTGCGTGAGATGGCGGGGCTGGATCGATTTGGAACGTCTAGACGGCGCTGGTTGCCTCGAACTTGATGAGGAACGCGCTGCTATTGAGGATGCCGCTTTACGTGATCAAATTGAACGGTACAACCAGAGACTAAGAGATTTTGAGGATAAACAGCGAGCTTACCGCGAACACGGTGAAGAGTTAAGGGCACATTCGCAAGTTCATGCTCAACGTTGCCACCAAGCTCGCCAACCTCCTCACCCGGCTCATCCCGCTCACCCACATGCAGCACATCCTGTCCACATCAAACCGCACTCTCAAGGTGCTttgatatcgtaaatattatttttattgtgtcaCAATGAATTCGGATTTTTTGGTCTATAAGACGCACAGGACGACAAGAggcactttaaatttatgtcatgatttttagaaaatatgttttaatgtta is a window from the Melitaea cinxia chromosome 3, ilMelCinx1.1, whole genome shotgun sequence genome containing:
- the LOC123669156 gene encoding protein big brother-like, whose translation is MHAMSDPAALAGMLPFDSIGLYEQPKPRFIFKMPRVVPDQKAKFESDDLFKRLSRESEVRYTGYRDRPPEERQMRFTSGCREGHTEIAFTATGTNLQLVFDHSPYNNRGCDFQKETGKAHIVSRFIMNGVCVRWRGWIDLERLDGAGCLELDEERAAIEDAALRDQIERYNQRLRDFEDKQRAYREHGEELRAHSQVHAQRCHQARQPPHPAHPAHPHAAHPVHIKPHSQGALIS